Proteins encoded within one genomic window of Cellulomonas flavigena DSM 20109:
- a CDS encoding glycoside hydrolase family 27 protein: protein MTSAPTPPMGWNSWDCYGTTVTESEVLANARFMARYLLPHGWDTVVVDIDWSDPDARPHGYTQDAALVLDDRGYPQPAPGRFPSAVDGRGFTALADQVHALGLRFGVHVLRGIPRRAVAARLPVAVGPDGEVVTTADIADTSSTCAWNGHMYGLDHAHPAAQGWLDGLVAQLASWGVDYVKVDDVLAPFHAADIAAWSRAIERSGREMVLSLSPGTGLSTAHLPVLQAHAQMWRVCDDLWDRWEDVHANFARLARWAPFQQPGGWADADMLPLGRIGIRAERGEDRASRLTPDEQRTLLTLWVMARSPLMMGGDLPTSDAATIALLTTPAVGHVLRTSTDGRELLREPVGDGEVVVWSARAVDDPRRYVAVFWTGSGTRTLEVALSSVVGDAAAPGTWAVRDLWSGSALATPRATRGGLDGVLVLDVPSHGVRWVALDPA, encoded by the coding sequence ATGACGTCTGCACCGACACCGCCCATGGGCTGGAACAGCTGGGACTGCTACGGGACCACGGTCACGGAGTCCGAGGTGCTCGCGAACGCCCGCTTCATGGCCCGGTACCTGCTGCCGCACGGCTGGGACACCGTCGTCGTCGACATCGACTGGTCCGACCCCGATGCGCGCCCGCACGGCTACACGCAGGACGCCGCGCTCGTCCTCGACGACCGCGGCTACCCGCAGCCCGCGCCCGGCCGGTTCCCGTCCGCGGTCGACGGCCGCGGCTTCACCGCGCTCGCCGACCAGGTGCACGCGCTCGGGCTGCGCTTCGGGGTGCACGTCCTGCGCGGGATCCCGCGCCGTGCCGTCGCCGCACGCCTCCCGGTCGCGGTCGGACCCGACGGCGAGGTCGTGACGACCGCCGACATCGCTGACACGTCGTCGACGTGCGCCTGGAACGGTCACATGTACGGCCTGGACCACGCGCACCCCGCCGCCCAGGGGTGGCTCGACGGCCTGGTCGCCCAGCTCGCCTCGTGGGGCGTGGACTACGTCAAGGTCGACGACGTGCTCGCGCCCTTCCACGCGGCCGACATCGCGGCGTGGTCGCGCGCGATCGAGCGGTCGGGGCGCGAGATGGTGCTGTCCCTGTCGCCGGGCACCGGGCTGTCCACCGCGCACCTGCCCGTCCTGCAGGCCCACGCGCAGATGTGGCGCGTGTGCGACGACCTGTGGGACCGCTGGGAGGACGTGCACGCGAACTTCGCGCGGCTCGCACGGTGGGCGCCGTTCCAGCAGCCCGGCGGCTGGGCGGACGCCGACATGCTGCCGCTGGGCCGCATCGGCATCCGCGCCGAGCGCGGCGAGGACCGGGCGTCCCGCCTGACGCCCGACGAGCAGCGCACCCTGCTCACGCTGTGGGTCATGGCGCGCTCACCGCTCATGATGGGCGGTGACCTGCCGACGTCCGACGCCGCGACGATCGCGCTGCTGACGACGCCCGCGGTGGGGCACGTGCTGCGGACGTCGACCGACGGGCGGGAGCTGCTGCGCGAGCCGGTGGGTGACGGCGAGGTCGTGGTGTGGTCCGCCCGCGCGGTCGACGACCCGAGGCGCTACGTCGCGGTGTTCTGGACGGGCAGCGGCACGCGCACCCTCGAGGTCGCGCTGTCCTCCGTGGTCGGTGACGCGGCGGCCCCGGGCACGTGGGCCGTGCGGGACCTGTGGTCCGGGTCGGCCCTCGCGACGCCGCGCGCCACCCGTGGCGGCCTCGACGGCGTGCTCGTCCTCGACGTGCCGTCGCACGGCGTGCGGTGGGTCGCGCTGGACCCGGCCTGA
- a CDS encoding TrkH family potassium uptake protein: MAAGPGLLWRAREYVDRSARQSPARLALGVFALVIAIITALLSAPWATAHGGRAPFVDALFTATSATTVTGLVVVPTGEYWSWWGLLVILVAIKIGGLGVMTLASLLGMAVSRRIGLTQRLLVSSETKVTRLGEVGSLVRTVIVTSTALEVAIAIVLFPRLLVHGEPVGTAAWHATFYAISAFNNAGFVPTPRGLDPFVSDWWMLLPIIVGVFIGSLGFPVILDVAHHLRAPRRWKLHSKLTIATSVGLVVFGSVVVAAFEWTNPGTFRPLDPGGTALASLFAGVMPRSGGFSTVDVGEMHEGTWLLLDALMFVGGGSASTAGGIKVTTLAVMLLAIVAEGRGDRDVEAFGRRIPRETLQLAIAVGFISATIVLVASLLLLAMTGLTLDRILFEVISAFATCGLSTGITAELPAPAKYVLVVLMFIGRTGTMTLAAALALRNRRRVIRYPEERPIIG; the protein is encoded by the coding sequence ATGGCAGCGGGGCCCGGCCTGCTGTGGCGCGCGCGCGAGTACGTCGACCGGTCCGCGCGCCAGTCCCCCGCCCGGCTCGCCCTCGGGGTCTTCGCCCTCGTCATCGCGATCATCACGGCTCTGCTCTCGGCGCCCTGGGCGACGGCGCACGGGGGGCGCGCGCCGTTCGTCGACGCGCTGTTCACCGCGACGTCCGCGACCACGGTCACCGGCCTGGTCGTCGTGCCCACCGGGGAGTACTGGTCGTGGTGGGGGCTGCTCGTCATCCTCGTGGCCATCAAGATCGGCGGCCTCGGCGTCATGACGCTCGCGTCCCTCCTCGGCATGGCCGTGTCCCGGCGCATCGGGCTGACGCAGCGCCTGCTGGTCTCCTCGGAGACGAAGGTCACGCGCCTCGGCGAGGTCGGGTCGCTCGTGCGCACGGTCATCGTCACGTCCACGGCGCTCGAGGTCGCCATCGCGATCGTGCTGTTCCCGCGGCTGCTGGTGCACGGGGAGCCCGTGGGCACGGCCGCGTGGCACGCGACGTTCTACGCGATCTCCGCGTTCAACAACGCGGGCTTCGTCCCCACGCCGCGGGGGCTGGACCCCTTCGTGTCGGACTGGTGGATGCTGCTGCCGATCATCGTCGGCGTCTTCATCGGGTCGCTCGGGTTCCCGGTGATCCTCGACGTCGCGCACCACCTGCGCGCGCCGCGGCGCTGGAAGCTGCACTCGAAGCTCACGATCGCCACGAGCGTCGGGCTCGTGGTCTTCGGTTCGGTCGTGGTCGCGGCGTTCGAGTGGACCAACCCCGGCACGTTCCGCCCGCTCGACCCCGGCGGCACCGCGCTCGCGTCGCTGTTCGCCGGGGTGATGCCCCGCTCCGGCGGGTTCTCCACGGTCGACGTCGGCGAGATGCACGAGGGCACGTGGCTGCTGCTCGACGCCCTGATGTTCGTCGGCGGCGGGTCGGCGTCCACCGCGGGCGGCATCAAGGTGACGACGCTGGCCGTCATGCTGCTCGCGATCGTCGCCGAGGGCCGCGGCGACCGTGACGTCGAGGCGTTCGGCCGGCGCATCCCGCGCGAGACGCTGCAGCTCGCGATCGCCGTCGGGTTCATCTCGGCGACCATCGTGCTCGTCGCGTCGCTGCTGCTGCTGGCGATGACGGGGCTGACGCTCGACCGCATCCTGTTCGAGGTGATCTCGGCGTTCGCGACGTGCGGGCTGTCCACCGGCATCACCGCGGAGCTGCCGGCCCCGGCGAAGTACGTGCTCGTCGTGCTCATGTTCATCGGCCGGACCGGCACCATGACGCTTGCCGCCGCCCTCGCGCTGCGCAACCGTCGACGTGTCATCCGCTACCCGGAGGAGAGGCCCATCATTGGCTGA
- a CDS encoding potassium channel family protein, with product MADSRRTDADAGRGAPRNPTKDQGVLVIGLGRFGSSIAATLDRLGQDVLAVERNPDLVAQWTGRIPLVEADAVNPDALEQLGAREFPVAVVGVGSYLEASVLITGNLVDIGVPQIWAKAISSEHARILQRIGAHHVVLPEADAGSRVAHLVSGKMLDYIEVEDGFTVVKMRPPKETQGFTLAQSKVRERYGVTIIGVKSPGIDFQYATPETRISANDLIIVGGHADLLERFASRP from the coding sequence TTGGCTGACAGCAGGCGCACGGACGCCGACGCAGGGCGCGGCGCCCCGCGCAACCCGACGAAGGACCAGGGCGTCCTGGTCATCGGGCTGGGGCGGTTCGGGTCGTCGATCGCGGCGACCCTCGACCGCCTCGGCCAGGACGTGCTCGCCGTCGAGCGCAACCCCGACCTCGTCGCGCAGTGGACCGGCCGCATCCCGCTCGTCGAGGCCGACGCGGTCAACCCCGACGCGCTCGAGCAGCTGGGGGCCCGCGAGTTCCCCGTGGCCGTCGTCGGCGTCGGGTCGTACCTCGAGGCGTCGGTGCTCATCACGGGCAACCTCGTCGACATCGGCGTGCCGCAGATCTGGGCCAAGGCCATCAGCTCGGAGCACGCGCGCATCCTGCAGCGGATCGGCGCGCACCACGTGGTCCTGCCCGAGGCGGACGCGGGCTCGCGCGTCGCCCACCTGGTCAGCGGCAAGATGCTCGACTACATCGAGGTCGAGGACGGGTTCACGGTCGTCAAGATGCGGCCGCCGAAGGAGACGCAGGGCTTCACGCTCGCGCAGTCCAAGGTGCGCGAGCGGTACGGGGTGACGATCATCGGCGTGAAGTCCCCCGGCATCGACTTCCAGTACGCGACACCGGAGACCAGGATCTCGGCGAACGACCTCATCATCGTCGGCGGCCACGCCGACCTGCTGGAG
- a CDS encoding acetoin utilization protein AcuC, with product MTAADASASASVRDAAALRIVWSTELLGYDFGFGHPMTSDRIDLTIALAAQLGLLESARVEVVGAEPASDELLTTVHEPEYVAAVHAAAERGEPDLVRGLGTRDDPLFPQMHEAAARVVAGTVDAAMAVWEGAAEHAVNVGGGLHHAQRGAASGFCVYNDAGVAIRQLLAAGARRIAYVDVDAHHGDGVQDLFWDDPRVLTVSVHETGHALFPGTGYPTETGGPGADGTAVNVALPSRTGDAGWLRAIEAVVPAVVREFAPDVLVTQHGCDTHRMDPLATLRVSVDAQVVAAHLLHELAHEVCDGRWVALGGGGYAILDVVPRTWTHLIGVAAHRPVDPATRVPQVWLEVVRQRYGRDAVPVMGDGAPATYKPWSSGYDPADDVDRAIRATRAAVFPSLGLDPDLD from the coding sequence ATGACAGCCGCCGACGCGTCCGCCTCCGCGTCGGTCCGCGACGCGGCCGCGCTGCGCATCGTGTGGTCCACCGAGCTGCTCGGGTACGACTTCGGGTTCGGCCACCCCATGACGTCCGACCGGATCGACCTGACGATCGCGCTCGCGGCCCAGCTGGGGCTCCTCGAGAGCGCGCGCGTCGAGGTGGTGGGGGCCGAGCCCGCGTCGGACGAGCTGCTGACGACGGTGCACGAGCCGGAGTACGTCGCGGCCGTGCACGCCGCCGCCGAGCGCGGCGAGCCGGACCTCGTGCGCGGCCTGGGCACGCGCGACGACCCGCTGTTCCCGCAGATGCACGAGGCCGCGGCCCGCGTGGTGGCCGGCACGGTCGACGCGGCCATGGCCGTCTGGGAGGGCGCCGCGGAGCACGCGGTGAACGTCGGGGGAGGCCTGCACCACGCGCAGCGGGGGGCGGCGTCCGGCTTCTGCGTCTACAACGACGCCGGGGTGGCGATCCGGCAGCTGCTCGCCGCCGGGGCGCGCCGCATCGCGTACGTCGACGTCGACGCGCACCACGGCGACGGCGTGCAGGACCTGTTCTGGGACGATCCGCGCGTCCTCACGGTGTCGGTGCACGAGACGGGGCACGCGCTGTTCCCCGGCACGGGCTACCCCACGGAGACGGGCGGCCCGGGCGCCGACGGCACGGCGGTCAACGTCGCGCTGCCGTCGCGCACCGGCGACGCGGGCTGGCTGCGGGCGATCGAGGCGGTGGTGCCCGCCGTGGTCCGCGAGTTCGCGCCCGACGTGCTGGTCACGCAGCACGGCTGCGACACGCACCGCATGGACCCGCTCGCGACCCTGCGGGTGTCGGTCGACGCGCAGGTCGTCGCCGCCCACCTGCTGCACGAGCTCGCGCACGAGGTGTGCGACGGGCGGTGGGTCGCGCTCGGCGGGGGCGGGTACGCGATCCTCGACGTCGTGCCGCGGACGTGGACGCACCTCATCGGCGTCGCGGCGCACCGGCCGGTGGACCCGGCGACGCGGGTGCCGCAGGTCTGGCTGGAGGTCGTGCGGCAGCGCTACGGGCGCGACGCCGTGCCGGTGATGGGCGACGGCGCACCGGCGACGTACAAGCCGTGGTCGAGCGGTTACGACCCCGCGGACGACGTGGACCGGGCGATCCGCGCGACACGGGCGGCGGTGTTCCCGTCGTTGGGGCTCGACCCGGACCTGGACTGA
- a CDS encoding helix-turn-helix domain-containing protein, with product MSEGQGGPQRRVRFLTVVEVADLMRVSRMTVYRLVHAGELPAVRVGRSFRVPQDALDAYLRSSATVEPEGYGESRRTS from the coding sequence ATGAGCGAGGGACAGGGCGGGCCGCAGCGTCGCGTGCGGTTCCTCACGGTTGTCGAGGTCGCGGACCTCATGCGGGTGTCGCGCATGACCGTGTACCGGCTCGTGCACGCCGGCGAGCTGCCGGCCGTGCGTGTCGGGCGGTCGTTCCGGGTGCCGCAGGACGCGCTCGACGCGTACCTGCGGTCGTCGGCCACGGTCGAGCCCGAGGGCTACGGCGAGAGCCGCCGGACGTCCTGA
- a CDS encoding 30S ribosomal protein bS22, whose translation MGSVIKKRRKRMAKKKHRKLLRKTRHQRRNKK comes from the coding sequence ATGGGCTCCGTCATCAAGAAGCGTCGCAAGCGCATGGCGAAGAAGAAGCACCGCAAGCTGCTGCGCAAGACGCGTCACCAGCGCCGCAACAAGAAGTGA